A portion of the Echeneis naucrates chromosome 5, fEcheNa1.1, whole genome shotgun sequence genome contains these proteins:
- the LOC115043056 gene encoding zinc finger protein 318-like → MLGIRTARPQAGRSGPSHQSTGHPPGDCPGPSHARTRWKALDPHPKAAHRETKEPKDPRPIGCTTHSTQGHRATPARDLARPPARAPPHTTCPTPRPGEQQTTAPGQGCLPTPLTQPKSSTVPSPTGCHHTRGGNRRRQQRRACQPSKPLDIQAEIQLCKACSEACEEMDHRGNAGVTGLL, encoded by the exons aTGTTGGGTATCAGAACAGCACGCCCCCAGGCAGGCAGGTCAGGACCGAGCCACCAGAGCACAGGCCATCCCCCCGGAGATTGCCCAGGTCCAAGCCATGCAAGGACACGTTGGAAAGCACTGGACCCCCACCCGAAGGCagcccacagagagacaaaggaacCAAAGGATCCCAGGCCCATTGGGTGcaccacacacagcacacaggggCACAGAGCTACCCCGGCCAGAGACCTGGCCAGGCCCCCAGCAAGGGCCCCACCACACACCACATGCCCCACACCCAGACCAGGCGAGCAGCAGACCACCGCCCCTGGACAGGGCTGCCTTCCCACTCCCCTAACCCAGCCCAAGAGCTCCACAGTTCCCAGTCCCACAGGATGCCACCACACTAGGGGAGGCAACCGCAGGAGGCAGCAGCGCAGGGCCTGCCAGCCCAGCAAGCCACTGGACATCCAA GCAGAAATTCAGCTCTGCAAAGCCTGTAGTGAAGCCTGTGAAGAGATGGACCACAGAGGCAACGCTGGAGTTACAGGCCTGCTTTGA